ATGTGGGGGATCTCATGAACAACATCCGTTGCACCGTCAGTGCGTTCTTACCCGTCGGGCTCGCGCCATGCGTCGCGGCACCACCGCCCGCCACGGGCTCCGCACCCTCAGGTCACCCCAGTCATCCATGCGCCGGATCCCCGCGGACCGGAATACATCGATGCTGAGCGCCGACCGCTGACCGCTGGTCGGCACGCCCCACCCCACCCGCGCTGGTACACGCTTCCCCGCGGGTCGGGAACACACCACGAAGCGTTCGCGGCTCGCCGAGACCGAGCGTCCCTTCCGTCTGTCCCCGTGGCAGTACGCGACAGCCAGGTCCTGCGGGCACACCCCGACACCCGTCGCCTGAACACGCGACCCGCCACCGGACGGGCGCGCAGTCAGGGCAACGAGGGAGACCTGACCATGCCTTCTGCTGACACCACCACGCCCCCCGTCGCCGTTGCCGTCGCCAAGAGCGTTGCCAGCGCCGAAAGAGCCCATGTCGCCACCGTGCGCATGCACATCAGCGAGATCGCCCGCTTCCTCCAGGAGAACCTGGGGCAGCGCCTGACCGCGCGGATCGCCAACATCAGCGATCCCAAGCAGGTCGGCAAGTGGGCCTCGGGCGACACCACGCCCCGACCCGAGTCGGAGCAGCGACTGCGCGCGGCCCTGCAGGTCTTCCAGCTCATCCAAGACGCCGAAAGCCTCTACACGGCCCGCGCCTGGATGATCGGCATGAACCCGCAGCTCGAGGACGAGGCGCCGGCGCAGTGCATCGCCGACGGCAGGATGCGCGACGTGATGGTGGCGGCCCGAGCCTACGTGGATGGCGGCTGACCCCACGCGTACCGGCTCGGGTCATACCGCGGGGCCGGGTGAAGCCGGTTCCGGCGCGGCGATGAGTCTGCGGGCATCCGCAGGTCTATCTCTTGACGGAGACAACCGACTCATCGGGAGTGCGCCATGGGCCTCATCCACATCGAGATGTTCGCGACCCTCGACCTCGTCGGGCAGGCGCCCGGCGGCCCCGACGAGGACCCGGTGGAGTTCCCGTTCGGCGGCTGGCAGGCGCCCCTGCTGGACGAGGTCGCCGGGGCACAGGTCGGTGCCGCGTACGAAGACACGGACGCCCTGCTGCTCGGCCGGCGGACCTACGACATCTTCGCCGCCTACTGGCCTCACCAGGAGGGCGGCGAGGACAACGAGATCGCCACGCTCTTCAACCGCGTCCCGAAGTACGTGGCCTCGCGCGGCCGGCCCGACCTCTCGTGGGCCGGGTCCACGCAGCTCGGCCCGGACCTCGCCGGCGCGGTGCGTGAGATCCGTGACCGCCACGAGCACGTGAAGGTCGTCGGGAGCCTGAACCTCGTGCAGAGCCTCCTGCGCGAGAAGCTCTTCGACCGTCTCGACCTCTGGCTGCACCCGATCGTGCTCGGCGTCGGGAAGAAGGTGTTCGCCGATGGTGCGGTGCCCACCAACGTCACGCTCCTCGCACCCCCGGCAGCCGGCCCGAAGGGCACCGTGTACCTGCGCTACGGGCTCGCCGACGGCACGCCCGCGACGGGGGACATGAGCGCCCCCGACCGCGGTGTCGCAAGCGCCGACTGAGGCATGGCGCGCGGCGGCCACGGCGAAGGCCGGGCAGCCGACGATGCGCCCGAGGGCGGTGAGAAGGTGTCACGCAACCCATTGCCTCGGGCTCCTCGGCGCCGCCG
The window above is part of the Streptomyces sp. NBC_01296 genome. Proteins encoded here:
- a CDS encoding XRE family transcriptional regulator encodes the protein MPSADTTTPPVAVAVAKSVASAERAHVATVRMHISEIARFLQENLGQRLTARIANISDPKQVGKWASGDTTPRPESEQRLRAALQVFQLIQDAESLYTARAWMIGMNPQLEDEAPAQCIADGRMRDVMVAARAYVDGG
- a CDS encoding dihydrofolate reductase family protein produces the protein MGLIHIEMFATLDLVGQAPGGPDEDPVEFPFGGWQAPLLDEVAGAQVGAAYEDTDALLLGRRTYDIFAAYWPHQEGGEDNEIATLFNRVPKYVASRGRPDLSWAGSTQLGPDLAGAVREIRDRHEHVKVVGSLNLVQSLLREKLFDRLDLWLHPIVLGVGKKVFADGAVPTNVTLLAPPAAGPKGTVYLRYGLADGTPATGDMSAPDRGVASAD